In Podarcis muralis chromosome 14, rPodMur119.hap1.1, whole genome shotgun sequence, one genomic interval encodes:
- the MRPS34 gene encoding small ribosomal subunit protein mS34, which produces MARKKVHRPIAAMAKKVREYLALKNKPRDSERYAVDYEKMTRAYTGKLLPVLAWEDVRNENRLFTLLSRLRLFGVGRMVTRKSWLWQYDEPCYWVITKVKVDYTAENMDHGKAWGYLTFRGKTESEVKEIDKAMYHDWRMVPRHEEEAFKIFTPVEEETVRYVPYPPLLRAMILAQQRQDNLSTEEPMLDLERPLFFPREYFANPKKQAEGTPV; this is translated from the exons ATGGCTCGCAAGAAAGTCCACCGCCCGATCGCAGCAATGGCCAAGAAGGTCCGTGAGTACTTGGCCCTGAAGAATAAGCCTCGAGACTCTGAGCGCTATGCGGTGGACTACGAGAAAATGACTCGTGCTTACACAGGCAAGCTGCTGCCCGTCCTGGCCTGGGAGGATGTGAGGAACGAGAACCGGCTCTTCACCCTACTCAGCCGGCTGCGCCTCTTTGGCGTTGGGCGGATGGTCACACGCAAATCCTGGTTATGGCAGTATGACGAACCTTGTTATTGGGTTATCACCAAAGTGAAGGTGGATTACACAGCCGAG AATATGGATCATGGAAAAGCCTGGGGGTACTTGACGTTCCGAG GCAAAACCGAAAGCGAAGTGAAAGAAATTGACAAGGCCATGTATCACGACTGGCGCATGGTACCAAGGCATGAGGAGGAGGCCTTTAAGATTTTCACGCCTGTGGAGGAGGAAACGGTTCGCTACGTCCCCTACCCACCGCTGCTGCGGGCCATGATCCTCGCTCAGCAGCGGCAGGATAACCTGAGCACCGAAGAGCCCATGCTGGACCTGGAGAGGCCCCTTTTCTTCCCAAGAGAGTACTTTGCAAATCCTAAGAAGCAAGCCGAAGGAACGCCAGTGTGA